One genomic segment of Mauremys mutica isolate MM-2020 ecotype Southern chromosome 10, ASM2049712v1, whole genome shotgun sequence includes these proteins:
- the LOC123378471 gene encoding uncharacterized protein LOC123378471 produces the protein MDSCKEVSCNRDEDFGDKEDDEEEAQQASGETVLPNSQGLFITLETLPSQPRLPDLEGGEGTSAANVSTLPLSSPSQRLVQIRRQKNHTHNEKFSELMQSSRTERAQQNAWRQTMSESRKAQNERKDRWLEQEEQWQQRDERRQDAVLRLLEDQTDMLQCMVELQKRQQKHRLPLQPLCNQPPSSPNSKASSPRHPRTRGGGL, from the exons ATGGACTCCTGCAAGGAAGTCTCgtgcaacagggatgaggattttggggacaaggaagatgatgaggaggaggcacagcaggcaagtggagaaaccgttctccccaacagccagggactgtttatcaccctggagacaTTACCCTCCCAACCCAGGCTCCCAGACCTTGAaggtggagaaggcacctctg ctgcaaatgtttcaacgctccccctatcatctccgtcccagaggctagtgcagataagaaggcaaaaaaaccacactcaCAATGAAAAGTTCTCTGAGCttatgcagtcctcccgcactgaaagagcccagcagaatgcgtggaggcagacaatgtcagagtccaggaaagcacaaaatgaacgcaAGGACAGATGGCTGGAGCAAGAGGAGCAGTGGCAGCagcgtgatgagaggaggcaggatgcagtgctgaggctactggaggatcaaactgatatgctccagtgtatggttgagctgcagaaAAGGCAGCAGAAGCACAGACTGCCGCttcagcccctgtgtaaccaaccgccctcctccccaaattccaaagcctcctcacccagacacccaagaacacggggaggggggctctaG